The region GGAACAGGTAGCGGCTGTAGAGCAGCGCGCCGATGGCCTGAATGTTCGACATGTCAGCGGCTTGCGCAGCCGAACCATCGGCCTTGCCCAGTGCCACAGAACCGGCACCGCGCACGATCAGGCCGACGAACAGTTCAACGAACAGTACGACTGCCAGCGCCAGCCCCAGCGGGAAGTTCTTCACGAACCCGGCGCGCAGTTCGGCAAAGTCGATGTCGAGCATCATCACCACGAACAGGAACAGCACCGCAACCGCACCGACATAGACGATGACCAGCAGCATCGCGATGAACTCCGCGCCCACCAGCACCATCAGGCCGGCGGCGTTGAAGAACGCGAGGATCAGCCAGAGCACCGAATGCACCGGATTGCGCGCAAGAATCGTCACCGCACCGCT is a window of Novosphingobium sp. THN1 DNA encoding:
- a CDS encoding NADH-quinone oxidoreductase subunit J, with protein sequence MIQVFAFYLFATLCIFSGAVTILARNPVHSVLWLILAFFNAAGLMVLVGAEFIAMLLVIVYVGAVAVLFLFVVMMLDIDFAELRAGFVKNFPLGLALAVVLFVELFVGLIVRGAGSVALGKADGSAAQAADMSNIQAIGALLYSRYLFLFEAAGIVLLVAMIGAIVLTHRQRTDTRGQNVSKQNARRPEEATINLQPEVGKGVQI